A DNA window from Methylocystis heyeri contains the following coding sequences:
- a CDS encoding cupin domain-containing protein, producing the protein MPEQNAAKASKPFALVRGAEVVRGKQGLTFAPGISAESVGSKGLYLELLTIPPGARAKPHLHESHETGIYMISGEATTYYGERLEHKVESRAGDFVYIAPNVPHMPMNSSKTEVAVAVVARTDPNEQESVVLLPELEHLVP; encoded by the coding sequence ATGCCCGAACAGAACGCCGCGAAAGCCTCGAAGCCCTTCGCTCTCGTAAGGGGCGCCGAAGTCGTGAGAGGCAAGCAGGGGCTTACCTTCGCCCCCGGGATTTCCGCCGAATCGGTCGGTTCCAAAGGCCTTTATCTCGAGCTGCTGACCATACCGCCGGGGGCGCGGGCGAAGCCGCACCTGCACGAATCTCATGAGACCGGCATCTATATGATCAGCGGCGAGGCGACGACCTATTATGGCGAGCGGCTGGAGCACAAGGTCGAGTCCCGCGCGGGGGATTTCGTTTACATCGCCCCCAATGTGCCGCACATGCCGATGAACTCGAGCAAGACCGAGGTCGCGGTCGCGGTGGTCGCGCGCACCGACCCGAACGAGCAGGAGAGCGTCGTCCTTCTACCGGAACTCGAACATCTCGTCCCCTAA